One Mangifera indica cultivar Alphonso chromosome 4, CATAS_Mindica_2.1, whole genome shotgun sequence genomic region harbors:
- the LOC123213637 gene encoding brefeldin A-inhibited guanine nucleotide-exchange protein 1 isoform X1, with protein sequence MSASQTLGGPSRCGRALGPYLDKIIKNAAWRKHSHLVSSCKSALDKLDSLSDDPSHVSSLFGLSQTDAEFVIQPLFLALESAYPKVGEPALECAFKLFSVGLVRGEVEVESRSVVFKLIDSVCKVCGIGEESIELAVLRVLLSAVRSPCLLIRGDCLLLVVRTCYNVYLGGLTGTNQICAKSVLAQIMVIVFARVEEDSLDIPNMKTISVSELLEIADKNLNEGSSIHLCQNFINEVMGASEGVPDVKLSRKNVARDSPNGDSEVLKTDEKSEVDEGQGNGGGESGPDSKIREDGFVLFKNICKLSMKYSSQENPDDQILLRGKILSLELLKVIMDNAGPMWRSNERFLSAIKQFLCLSLLKNSALSVMSIFQLQCCIFTILLSKYRSVLKAEIGIFFPMLILRVLENVLQPSFLQKMTVLNLLEKIAHDSQLVIDIFVNYDCDVDSPNIFERIVNGLLKTALGPTPGSTTTLSPAQDITFRYESVKCLVSIIKSMGSWMDHQLKIGDSYLPKSSESDTSTENTSIPSGEDGIVSDYELHPEVNSEVSDAATLEQRRSYKIELQKGVSLFNKKPSKGIEFLINTNKIGGSPEEVASFLKRATGLSETMIGDYLGEREEFSLRVMHAYVDSFNFKGMDFGEAIRFFLRGFRLPGEAQKIDRIMEKFAERYCKCNPNSFTSADTAYVLAYSVIMLNTDAHNSMVKDKMTKADFIRNNRGIDDGKDLPEEYLGALYDQIVKNEIKMNAISSAPQSRQVNSLNRLLGLDGILNLITGKQVEEKPLGANGLLIKHIQEQFKAKSGKSESIYHAVTDAAILRFMVEVCWGPMLAAFSVTLDQSDDKLATSQCLQGFRHAVHVTAVMGMQTQRDAFVTSVAKFTYLHCAADMKQKNVDAVKAIISIAIEDGNHLQEAWEHILTCLSRIEHLQLLGEGAPTDASIFSGSNVEIDERTQKSMGFPSLKKKGSLQNPSMMAVVRGGSYDSTTVGVNSPGLVTSEQIYHFISNLNLLDQIGNFELNHVFAHSQRLNSEAIVAFVKALCKVSISELQSPTDPRVFSLTKLVEIAHYNMNRIRLVWSRMWNVLSDFFVSVGLSENLSVAIFVMDSLRQLAMKFLEREELANYNFQNEFLRPFVIIMQKSSSTEIKELIVRCISQMVLSRVSNVKSGWKSVFMIFTTAAADERKNIVLLAFETMEKIVREYFPHITETEATTFTDCVKCLLTFTNSKFNSDVSLNAIAFLRFCALKLADGGLVSDEMSGFDGLSSSEANEDASKLQSSTEKDDHASFWVPLLTGLAKLTSDPRSTIRKSSLEVLFNILKDHGHLFPRPFFIGVFSSVIYPIFNVASDKGDILVKDDQDLRASQPPQPEAHTWDSETAAVASQCLVDLFICFFDVVRSQLPCVVSILTEFIRSPIQGHASTGVASLLHMARELRSQLSEDEWREIFKALKEAAAITLPSFMKVLRIMDEIEIPDGSQSDADIEINSEHGSINEDDMDDDKLQTAAYVVSKMKSHITVQLLILQVVRDLSQICIQSLSASNIEIILDILSSVASHAHELNSETILLKKLQKVCSALELSDPPMVHFENESYQNYLNFLQGLLRDNPFASEMNTESHLVEVCTKILRIYLNCTVSQQKPGKETRAIHWILPLGSAKKEEVAARTSLLVLALRMLSDLERDSFRKYVSNFFPLLVDLVRSEHGSREVPHLLGNMFKSCIGPVIMH encoded by the exons ATGTCTGCTTCTCAAACCTTAGGCGGACCTTCTCGCTGCGGCCGCGCTCTTGGTCCCTATCTcgacaaaatcatcaaaaacgCTGCCTGGCGGAAACATTCTCATCTCGTTTCTTCTTGTAAATCCGCTCTTGATAAGCTCGATTCTTTGTCGGATGATCCTTCTCATGTCTCTTCGCTCTTCGGCCTCTCTCAGACCGACGCTGAATTTGTTATTCAACCTCTGTTTCTCGCCTTGGAATCGGCTTATCCGAAAGTTGGTGAGCCGGCTCTTGAATGCGCCTTCAAATTGTTTTCCGTTGGATTAGTTCGCGGTGAGGTTGAGGTGGAGTCTCGTTCTGttgtttttaaattgattgataGTGTTTGTAAGGTGTGTGGAATTGGAGAAGAGTCGATTGAATTAGCTGTGCTTAGAGTTTTGTTGTCGGCGGTTCGATCTCCTTGCTTGTTGATTAGGGGCGATTGTTTATTGCTAGTTGTTAGAACTTGTTATAATGTGTATCTTGGTGGATTGACTGGGACCAACCAGATCTGCGCCAAGTCGGTTCTTGCGCAGATTATGGTGATAGTTTTTGCTAGAGTGGAGGAGGATTCCTTGGATATACCGAATATGAAGACCATTTCAGTGAGTGAGTTGTTGGAGATTGCGGATAAGAATTTAAATGAAGGCAGTTCTATTCATTTGTGccagaattttataaatgaggTTATGGGAGCCAGTGAAGGGGTTCCAGATGTTAAGTTGTCTCGGAAAAATGTAGCAAGGGATTCGCCGAATGGTGATTCTGAGGTGTTGAAAACTGATGAGAAAAGTGAAGTGGATGAAGGACAAGGGAATGGTGGAGGGGAGTCCGGCCCTGACAGTAAGATTAGGGAGGatggttttgttttgttcaagAATATTTGTAAGTTATCCATGAAGTATTCATCACAGGAGAACCCTGATGATCAAATCCTTTTGAGGGGGAAGATTTTGTCTCTGGAGCTGCTCAAGGTGATCATGGATAATGCGGGTCCAATGTGGCGCTCGAATGAGAG GTTTCTCAGTGCTATCAAGCAGTTTCTCTGTCTATCATTGTTAAAGAACAGTGCATTATCAGTTATGTCTATTTTCCAACTTCAGTGTTGTATTTTTACAATCCTGTTGTCCAAATATAGATCAGTGCTGAAAGCAGAAATTGGCATATTCTTTCCCATGCTCATCCTCCGGGTGCTTGAAAATGTTCTCCAGCCAAGTTTTTTGCAGAAGATGACTGTCCTTAACTTATTGGAGAAGATTGCCCACGATTCTCAGCTTGTCATTGATATATTTGTGAACTATGACTGTGATGTGGATTCTCCAAATATATTTGAAAG GATTGTTAATGGCCTTCTAAAAACTGCTCTAGGACCAACTCCTGGTTCAACTACAACTTTGTCTCCAGCCCAGGATATTACCTTCCGGTATGAATCAGTGAAATGTTTAGTTAGCATCATTAAGTCAATGGGATCTTGGATGGACCACCAGCTGAAAATAGGAGATTCCTATTTGCCTAAGAGCTCTGAGAGTGATACATCAACAGAGAATACTTCAATTCCAAGCGGAGAAGATGGAATTGTCTCTGACTATGAGTTACATCCTGAAGTAAATTCAGAAGTGTCTGATGCTGCTACACTTGAGCAACGAAGGTCTTATAAAATTGAACTACAG AAAGGTGTCTCACTGTTTAATAAGAAACCATCCAAGGGCATTGAGTTTCTAATCAACACCAACAAGATTGGTGGTTCTCCAGAAGAAGTGGCCTCTTTTCTTAAAAGAGCCACTGGCCTTAGTGAAACCATGATTGGCGATTATTTGGGTGAAAGGGAGGAATTTTCTTTGAGAGTTATGCATGCTTATGTCGACTCGTTTAACTTCAAAGGGATGGATTTTGGTGAAGCTATAAGATTTTTCCTAAGAGGCTTTAGGTTACCTGGAGAGGCACAGAAAATTGACCGCATCATGGAGAAATTTGCTGAGCGCTACTGTAAATGCAATCCAAATTCATTTACTAGTGCAGATACTGCTTATGTTCTTGCTTATTCTGTGATAATGCTGAACACAGATGCCCACAATAGCATGGTGAAAGATAAG ATGACAAAGGCAGATTTTATTCGGAACAACCGAGGAATAGACGATGGCAAGGATTTACCTGAAGAGTATCTAGGTGCCCTTTATGATCAAAttgtgaaaaatgaaattaaaatgaatgctATCTCTTCTGCTCCACAGAGCAGGCAGGTGAACAGCTTGAATAGACTTTTGGGGTTGGATGGTATACTTAATCTAATAACTGGGAAACAGGTTGAAGAAAAACCATTGGGTGCAAATGGCCTTCTCATAAAGCACATTCAAGAGCAGTTTAAGGCAAAGTCGGGAAAATCAGA GTCTATATATCATGCTGTTACAGACGCTGCAATATTGAGGTTTATGGTGGAGGTCTGCTGGGGTCCTATGCTGGCTGCATTCAGTGTGACTCTTGATCAGAGTGATGACAAACTCGCTACTTCACAGTGCTTACAGGGTTTTCGACATGCTGTGCATGTCACTGCAGTAATGGGAATGCAGACCCAGAGAGATGCTTTTGTTACATCTGTGGCCAAGTTTACTTATCTCCACTGTGCTGCAGATATGAAGCAAAAGAATGTTGATGCTGTAAAG GCAATAATATCAATTGCCATTGAAGATGGTAATCATCTTCAGGAAGCCTGGGAACATATATTGACATGCCTCTCTAGAATTGAGCATCTTCAACTATTAGGAGAGGGTGCACCAACTGATGCATCCATTTTTTCTGGTTCTAATGTTGAAATAGATGAGAGGACACAAAAATCTATGGGTTTTCCATCTCTGAAGAAAAAAGGATCACTCCAGAATCCATCTATGATGGCCGTTGTCCGAGGGGGTTCATATGACAGTACTACTGTTGGAGTCAATTCCCCAGGACTGGTAACTTCAGAACAGATTTATCACTTTATCTCGAATCTGAATTTGCTGGACCAGATTGGGAATTTCGAATTGAACCATGTTTTTGCTCATAGCCAAAGGTTGAATAGTGAAGCAATAGTAGCTTTTGTGAAAGCACTGTGCAAAGTTTCTATTTCAGAGTTACAATCTCCAACAGATCCTCGTGTATTCAGTCTCACAAAATTAGTTGAAATCGC GCATTACAATATGAACCGCATCAGATTAGTTTGGTCCCGCATGTGGAATGTTCTCTCCGATTTCTTTGTGTCAGTTGGTTTGTCAGAAAATCTCTCTGTAGCAATCTTTGTCATGGATTCACTACGGCAGCTTGCTATGAAGTTCCTAGAGCGTGAGGAATTAGCAAATTACAACTTTCAGAATGAATTTCTGAGACCATTTGTGATTATTATGCAGAAAAGCAGTTCTACTGAAATTAAGGAATTAATTGTTCGGTGCATTTCCCAGATGGTCCTTAGCCGTGTTAGTAATGTGAAATCTGGctggaaaagtgtttttatg ATTTTTACAACTGCTGCAGCTGATGAGCGGAAGAATATCGTCTTGTTGGCCTTTGAGACGATGGAGAAGATAGTGCGGGAATATTTTCCTCATATAACTGAGACAGAGGCTACAACTTTTACTGATTGTGTTAAATGCCTCCTGACCTTCACAAATAGCAAATTTAACAGTGATGTTAGCCTCAATGCTATTGCCTTTCTCCGGTTCTGTGCCCTGAAACTTGCAGATGGTGGCCTTGTCTCAGATGAGATGAGTGGCTTTGATGGTCTATCCAGTTCTGAAGCAAATGAGGATGCTTCAAAACTTCAGAGTTCAACTGAAAAAGATGATCATGCATCTTTTTGGGTTCCTTTGCTCACAG GTTTGGCCAAACTAACTTCCGATCCCAGGTCAACCATCCGAAAGAGTTCTCTGGAAGTGCTTTTTAATATTCTAAAGGATCATGGTCATCTATTTCCAAGGCCATTTTTTATTGGTGTTTTTTCGTCTGTTATTTATCCAATATTTAATGTTGCAAGTGACAAGGGAGACATTCTTGTAAAAGATGACCAGGATTTACGAGCTTCACAACCCCCACAACCTGAAGCCCATACATGGGATTCTGAAACTGCTGCTGTTGCATCACAGTGTCTGGTTGATCTATTTATCTGTTTCTTTGATGTGGTGAGGTCTCAACTACCGTGTGTGGTATCAATTTTGACAGAATTTATTAGAAGTCCTATTCAGGGTCATGCAAGCACTGGAGTTGCTTCATTGTTGCATATGGCTCGGGAATTGAGAAGCCAACTTTCAGAAGATGAATGGAGGGAGATTTTTAAGGCTTTGAAGGAGGCTGCAGCAATAACATTGCCAAGTTTCATGAAGGTCTTAAGAATCATGGATGAAATTGAGATTCCAGATGGTTCTCAAAGTGATGCTGACATTGAAATTAATTCTGAACATGGATCGATCAATGAGGATGATATGGATGACGATAAACTACAAACTGCAGCATACGTGGTCTCAAAAATGAAGTCTCATATCACTGTGCAGCTACTCATTTTACAG GTCGTACGTGATTTGTCCCAGATTTGCATACAATCCTTATCAGCATCCAACATCGAGATCATTCTTGACATACTTTCCTCTGTTGCTTCACACGCCCATGAATTGAATTCCGAGACAATCCTGCTGAAGAAACTGCAGAAAGTGTGCTCTGCACTGGAACTCTCGGATCCTCCAATGGTTCATTTTGAGAACGAGTCATACCAAAACTACCTCAACTTCCTCCAAGGATTGCTCAGAGATAATCCATTTGCGAGTGAGATGAACACAGAATCGCATCTCGTAGAAGTCTGTACAAAAATACTTCGGATATACTTAAACTGCACGGTGTCTCAGCAGAAACCGGGTAAAGAGACACGAGCGATACACTGGATTCTTCCTTTGGGCTCCGCCAAAAAGGAAGAAGTGGCAGCTCGGACGTCATTGTTGGTGTTGGCATTGCGAATGCTGAGTGATTTGGAAAGGGATTCGTTTAGGAAGTATGTCTCAAATTTCTTCCCACTGTTAGTAGATCTTGTGAGGAGTGAGCATGGCTCAAGAGAAGTACCACATTTGCTAGGCAACATGTTCAAATCTTGTATAGGCCCAGTGATAATGCAttga
- the LOC123213637 gene encoding brefeldin A-inhibited guanine nucleotide-exchange protein 1 isoform X2, with protein sequence MTVMWILQIYLKDTCRIVNGLLKTALGPTPGSTTTLSPAQDITFRYESVKCLVSIIKSMGSWMDHQLKIGDSYLPKSSESDTSTENTSIPSGEDGIVSDYELHPEVNSEVSDAATLEQRRSYKIELQKGVSLFNKKPSKGIEFLINTNKIGGSPEEVASFLKRATGLSETMIGDYLGEREEFSLRVMHAYVDSFNFKGMDFGEAIRFFLRGFRLPGEAQKIDRIMEKFAERYCKCNPNSFTSADTAYVLAYSVIMLNTDAHNSMVKDKMTKADFIRNNRGIDDGKDLPEEYLGALYDQIVKNEIKMNAISSAPQSRQVNSLNRLLGLDGILNLITGKQVEEKPLGANGLLIKHIQEQFKAKSGKSESIYHAVTDAAILRFMVEVCWGPMLAAFSVTLDQSDDKLATSQCLQGFRHAVHVTAVMGMQTQRDAFVTSVAKFTYLHCAADMKQKNVDAVKAIISIAIEDGNHLQEAWEHILTCLSRIEHLQLLGEGAPTDASIFSGSNVEIDERTQKSMGFPSLKKKGSLQNPSMMAVVRGGSYDSTTVGVNSPGLVTSEQIYHFISNLNLLDQIGNFELNHVFAHSQRLNSEAIVAFVKALCKVSISELQSPTDPRVFSLTKLVEIAHYNMNRIRLVWSRMWNVLSDFFVSVGLSENLSVAIFVMDSLRQLAMKFLEREELANYNFQNEFLRPFVIIMQKSSSTEIKELIVRCISQMVLSRVSNVKSGWKSVFMIFTTAAADERKNIVLLAFETMEKIVREYFPHITETEATTFTDCVKCLLTFTNSKFNSDVSLNAIAFLRFCALKLADGGLVSDEMSGFDGLSSSEANEDASKLQSSTEKDDHASFWVPLLTGLAKLTSDPRSTIRKSSLEVLFNILKDHGHLFPRPFFIGVFSSVIYPIFNVASDKGDILVKDDQDLRASQPPQPEAHTWDSETAAVASQCLVDLFICFFDVVRSQLPCVVSILTEFIRSPIQGHASTGVASLLHMARELRSQLSEDEWREIFKALKEAAAITLPSFMKVLRIMDEIEIPDGSQSDADIEINSEHGSINEDDMDDDKLQTAAYVVSKMKSHITVQLLILQVVRDLSQICIQSLSASNIEIILDILSSVASHAHELNSETILLKKLQKVCSALELSDPPMVHFENESYQNYLNFLQGLLRDNPFASEMNTESHLVEVCTKILRIYLNCTVSQQKPGKETRAIHWILPLGSAKKEEVAARTSLLVLALRMLSDLERDSFRKYVSNFFPLLVDLVRSEHGSREVPHLLGNMFKSCIGPVIMH encoded by the exons ATGACTGTGATGTGGATTCTCCAAATATATTTGAAAG ATACTTGCAGGATTGTTAATGGCCTTCTAAAAACTGCTCTAGGACCAACTCCTGGTTCAACTACAACTTTGTCTCCAGCCCAGGATATTACCTTCCGGTATGAATCAGTGAAATGTTTAGTTAGCATCATTAAGTCAATGGGATCTTGGATGGACCACCAGCTGAAAATAGGAGATTCCTATTTGCCTAAGAGCTCTGAGAGTGATACATCAACAGAGAATACTTCAATTCCAAGCGGAGAAGATGGAATTGTCTCTGACTATGAGTTACATCCTGAAGTAAATTCAGAAGTGTCTGATGCTGCTACACTTGAGCAACGAAGGTCTTATAAAATTGAACTACAG AAAGGTGTCTCACTGTTTAATAAGAAACCATCCAAGGGCATTGAGTTTCTAATCAACACCAACAAGATTGGTGGTTCTCCAGAAGAAGTGGCCTCTTTTCTTAAAAGAGCCACTGGCCTTAGTGAAACCATGATTGGCGATTATTTGGGTGAAAGGGAGGAATTTTCTTTGAGAGTTATGCATGCTTATGTCGACTCGTTTAACTTCAAAGGGATGGATTTTGGTGAAGCTATAAGATTTTTCCTAAGAGGCTTTAGGTTACCTGGAGAGGCACAGAAAATTGACCGCATCATGGAGAAATTTGCTGAGCGCTACTGTAAATGCAATCCAAATTCATTTACTAGTGCAGATACTGCTTATGTTCTTGCTTATTCTGTGATAATGCTGAACACAGATGCCCACAATAGCATGGTGAAAGATAAG ATGACAAAGGCAGATTTTATTCGGAACAACCGAGGAATAGACGATGGCAAGGATTTACCTGAAGAGTATCTAGGTGCCCTTTATGATCAAAttgtgaaaaatgaaattaaaatgaatgctATCTCTTCTGCTCCACAGAGCAGGCAGGTGAACAGCTTGAATAGACTTTTGGGGTTGGATGGTATACTTAATCTAATAACTGGGAAACAGGTTGAAGAAAAACCATTGGGTGCAAATGGCCTTCTCATAAAGCACATTCAAGAGCAGTTTAAGGCAAAGTCGGGAAAATCAGA GTCTATATATCATGCTGTTACAGACGCTGCAATATTGAGGTTTATGGTGGAGGTCTGCTGGGGTCCTATGCTGGCTGCATTCAGTGTGACTCTTGATCAGAGTGATGACAAACTCGCTACTTCACAGTGCTTACAGGGTTTTCGACATGCTGTGCATGTCACTGCAGTAATGGGAATGCAGACCCAGAGAGATGCTTTTGTTACATCTGTGGCCAAGTTTACTTATCTCCACTGTGCTGCAGATATGAAGCAAAAGAATGTTGATGCTGTAAAG GCAATAATATCAATTGCCATTGAAGATGGTAATCATCTTCAGGAAGCCTGGGAACATATATTGACATGCCTCTCTAGAATTGAGCATCTTCAACTATTAGGAGAGGGTGCACCAACTGATGCATCCATTTTTTCTGGTTCTAATGTTGAAATAGATGAGAGGACACAAAAATCTATGGGTTTTCCATCTCTGAAGAAAAAAGGATCACTCCAGAATCCATCTATGATGGCCGTTGTCCGAGGGGGTTCATATGACAGTACTACTGTTGGAGTCAATTCCCCAGGACTGGTAACTTCAGAACAGATTTATCACTTTATCTCGAATCTGAATTTGCTGGACCAGATTGGGAATTTCGAATTGAACCATGTTTTTGCTCATAGCCAAAGGTTGAATAGTGAAGCAATAGTAGCTTTTGTGAAAGCACTGTGCAAAGTTTCTATTTCAGAGTTACAATCTCCAACAGATCCTCGTGTATTCAGTCTCACAAAATTAGTTGAAATCGC GCATTACAATATGAACCGCATCAGATTAGTTTGGTCCCGCATGTGGAATGTTCTCTCCGATTTCTTTGTGTCAGTTGGTTTGTCAGAAAATCTCTCTGTAGCAATCTTTGTCATGGATTCACTACGGCAGCTTGCTATGAAGTTCCTAGAGCGTGAGGAATTAGCAAATTACAACTTTCAGAATGAATTTCTGAGACCATTTGTGATTATTATGCAGAAAAGCAGTTCTACTGAAATTAAGGAATTAATTGTTCGGTGCATTTCCCAGATGGTCCTTAGCCGTGTTAGTAATGTGAAATCTGGctggaaaagtgtttttatg ATTTTTACAACTGCTGCAGCTGATGAGCGGAAGAATATCGTCTTGTTGGCCTTTGAGACGATGGAGAAGATAGTGCGGGAATATTTTCCTCATATAACTGAGACAGAGGCTACAACTTTTACTGATTGTGTTAAATGCCTCCTGACCTTCACAAATAGCAAATTTAACAGTGATGTTAGCCTCAATGCTATTGCCTTTCTCCGGTTCTGTGCCCTGAAACTTGCAGATGGTGGCCTTGTCTCAGATGAGATGAGTGGCTTTGATGGTCTATCCAGTTCTGAAGCAAATGAGGATGCTTCAAAACTTCAGAGTTCAACTGAAAAAGATGATCATGCATCTTTTTGGGTTCCTTTGCTCACAG GTTTGGCCAAACTAACTTCCGATCCCAGGTCAACCATCCGAAAGAGTTCTCTGGAAGTGCTTTTTAATATTCTAAAGGATCATGGTCATCTATTTCCAAGGCCATTTTTTATTGGTGTTTTTTCGTCTGTTATTTATCCAATATTTAATGTTGCAAGTGACAAGGGAGACATTCTTGTAAAAGATGACCAGGATTTACGAGCTTCACAACCCCCACAACCTGAAGCCCATACATGGGATTCTGAAACTGCTGCTGTTGCATCACAGTGTCTGGTTGATCTATTTATCTGTTTCTTTGATGTGGTGAGGTCTCAACTACCGTGTGTGGTATCAATTTTGACAGAATTTATTAGAAGTCCTATTCAGGGTCATGCAAGCACTGGAGTTGCTTCATTGTTGCATATGGCTCGGGAATTGAGAAGCCAACTTTCAGAAGATGAATGGAGGGAGATTTTTAAGGCTTTGAAGGAGGCTGCAGCAATAACATTGCCAAGTTTCATGAAGGTCTTAAGAATCATGGATGAAATTGAGATTCCAGATGGTTCTCAAAGTGATGCTGACATTGAAATTAATTCTGAACATGGATCGATCAATGAGGATGATATGGATGACGATAAACTACAAACTGCAGCATACGTGGTCTCAAAAATGAAGTCTCATATCACTGTGCAGCTACTCATTTTACAG GTCGTACGTGATTTGTCCCAGATTTGCATACAATCCTTATCAGCATCCAACATCGAGATCATTCTTGACATACTTTCCTCTGTTGCTTCACACGCCCATGAATTGAATTCCGAGACAATCCTGCTGAAGAAACTGCAGAAAGTGTGCTCTGCACTGGAACTCTCGGATCCTCCAATGGTTCATTTTGAGAACGAGTCATACCAAAACTACCTCAACTTCCTCCAAGGATTGCTCAGAGATAATCCATTTGCGAGTGAGATGAACACAGAATCGCATCTCGTAGAAGTCTGTACAAAAATACTTCGGATATACTTAAACTGCACGGTGTCTCAGCAGAAACCGGGTAAAGAGACACGAGCGATACACTGGATTCTTCCTTTGGGCTCCGCCAAAAAGGAAGAAGTGGCAGCTCGGACGTCATTGTTGGTGTTGGCATTGCGAATGCTGAGTGATTTGGAAAGGGATTCGTTTAGGAAGTATGTCTCAAATTTCTTCCCACTGTTAGTAGATCTTGTGAGGAGTGAGCATGGCTCAAGAGAAGTACCACATTTGCTAGGCAACATGTTCAAATCTTGTATAGGCCCAGTGATAATGCAttga